From Mesorhizobium sp. Pch-S:
TTCTCGGGATTCACGCTGGATCCGGAACGCGGGGAATTGCGTACCCCCAGCGGGGAGTTGGCGCGCCTGCGCCCGAGAGCATTCGAACTGCTGCGGTTCTTCGTCGTCAACCCACGACGCCTGATCAGCAAACGCGAACTGATGGAAGCCGTCTGGCCGGGTATCCATGTCGGGGAAGACAGCCTCTTCCAGGCGATCCGTGATATCCGCATCGCGCTGGGCGACGCTGACAAGCAGATCATCAGGCTCATGTTTGGCCGCGGTTATCTGTTTGCGGCCGATGTTTCCGGGATTGGAAATCCGGCGCCGGGTGACAATGAGGCAGTTTCCGCGCCGCCGCCCGTCATGCGCGGCCGTCGCGCCCGCCTGGGGTTTCTTGTCGCTGCGCTTGCCCTGGTGGCCGTTGCGATTGGCGTAACCGTTGTCATGAAAGGCAGCTTCGTCCATCCCTTGCCAGCCTCGCTCGGTGTCCGGCCAATCGTGCATGTTGCCGAGGACCCGCAAGCCAGCTCCCTGTCCCAAGGCATCCTGACAGAGCTTGTTGGCGGTTTTTCGAAGATCGACGGCATCGATCTCATCGAACAGGGGGAGAGGAGCGTTTCGGATCGACGACGACCTGCGACTTATGAAGTCCAGGGAGAACTGCGTCGCGAAGGGCCGTCCTGGCATTATCAGGCGCGTCTCATTGATCTCGCGACCGGGCGCATCGAGACCGTTGCTGAAATTTCGGCGGATCCGGCGGGAAGCGATATCCAGAAATTGCAGAGCCGGTTCGCGGCGCGCATTGGCTATGCCCTTGCTGAAAAGCTGAATGGCCTGCAGGCCGTCGAACAACCAAAACGGGATGTCACGGGTGATGTCGCGATACGGCAGGCGATCGCCTCGATCAATCAGACGACACGGGAGCGCTTTTCAACCGCACGTGCAATCCTCGAGACGAACCTCGGCACTGATCCCGACAATGTCGATCTGCAGGTTGCACTGGCTGGACTTCATCTGCGTGGCATCCAGATGACCTGGTATGATCAGGCCGAAACCCTGGTCGCGGAGGAAAATGCGCGGGTCCTTCTGGAGAAGGCACTGAAGGCACGGCCGAACAATGCCGCGGTGCTCGGCGCCTATTGCCGCTTTCTCACCGTAACCAACCAGTTTTCCGAAAGTCTTGTTGCCTGTGCAAGGGTTCTGACGGTCAACCCCTGGGATGGAATGGCCCTCTTTCATCTCGGCATGACGCAGATTCAACTGGGTCGTTTCGATGACGCGCTTGCAGTCTTTTCCGAGGCTGACCGGTTCGACACGCCGGAAGTCTCTCGATGGACATGGATGCTGGGTGCAGGCTGGGCAAGTCTTCTGGCGGGACGGAATGAAGCCGCAGTTGACTGGCTTGAACGCTCGGTTGCGATAACGGCAGCATCTGGCCGAGCCCACCTGCTCCTTGCTGCAGCGTACCAACGTCTCGGGCGGGACGAAGATGCAAGAAAGGCTCTCGCGAAAGCGATGGAAATCAGGCCGGATTCCACGTCTCGCAACATTTCACTGCCGGCTCGCAATGCCAGCGACGTCTATCTTCGTGCCCGTCAGGACATCAACCGCATACTCGTCGGGCTTGGCTTGCCGAGCTAGCTGCATTGACCGCCACGAGCGGGTGGCGGCTGGTCCAACAAGAAGAATGATGGCGATCATTGCCGTGGGCATGTTTTGTGTCCCCTTTCTACAGTGGCTTGCCGCTATCGTGCGGCATACGACTGCGAATCCACGGCGAGACAAAGGGCATTGGCAGGGATGCAACCCCCGACAGAAACAGTCACTTCCAATGAGATCATGCCACGCCAGACAGAAGTCGTGGTCATCGGCGGCGGCATCATCGGTGTCAGTACGGCCCTGTTTCTGGCAATGGCAGGGGTTCCGGTCGTCCTGTGTGAAAAGGGCGAAATCGCGGGCGAACAATCCAGTCGCAACTGGGGCTGGGTCCGCAGAATGGGACGTGACCCGCGCGAACTTCCGCTGATCGTTGAAGCGATCAAGATCTGGGAAGACCTTTCCCGAATGCTTGGTGAAGACGTCGGCTACCGGCAAACCGGTATCCTGTACGCCTGTGAAAATGCCGGAGATGAGGCGCAGCGGGAAGCCTGGCTGAGAGCGGCCGGACCTTACAGCCTGGACACACATATGATGCGGGGGCAGTCGCTCGCCGACTTGCTGCCTGGTGCGGCAAAGCCTTGGCGAAGTGGTCTCTATACGCCAAGCGATGGACGCGCCGAACCGCAGAAGGCGGCCCCGGCGATTGCGCGCGCAGCGCAGCGACAGGGTGCCGTTGTCCTGCAGCAATGTGCCGTCCGTGGTGTCGAAACGACATCCGGGCGGGTAACATCGGTGGTGACGGAGCGCGGTCCAATCGCATGCAAGACGGTGGTTCTCGCCGGCGGAATCTGGAGTACGCTTTTCTGCCGCAGTCTGGGTATTCGTCTGCCGCAGCTTGGCGTGAGGGCCTCCGTTCTGCGGACCAGCCCGCTTGACGGACCTCCTGGCGCTGCCTGGTCATCGCAGTTCGCTTATCGAAAGCGTCTCGACGGCGGGTACACCATCGCCAATGGTTCTGAAAACCGCGCCGAAATAACCCCGGACAGCTTCCGCTATTTCATGGATTTCCTGCCCCTTCTCAAAATCGAGGGGCGACACCTCCAGCTGAGATTTGGCCGCGCCTTTTTCGACCGATGGCGATTGGAGCGCCCATGGGCTCTCGATGATGTTTCACCATTCGAACACGTGCGCACCCTTGACCCCGACCCGGTCGAAACGACGCTCGACAAGGCCTATCGATCCTTGACGCGCGTCTTTCCCCGATTCAGCGAGGCCAGGATCGTGCAGAGATGGGGTGGGATGATCGATGCGATGCCAGACACGATCCCGGTCATCTCGCCCATCGATGTGCTTCCCGGACTGATCGTTGGCACCGGCTTTTCCGGTCATGGCTTTGGAATTGGACCCGGGGCAGGGCGCCTTCTTGCGGATCTGGCGCTCGGCCGGGAGCCGATTGTCGATCCGTCTCCATTCAGGCACTCAAGGTTCCATGACGGTTCTCCGATCCGACCCTTCGGCGGCGTTTGATGGCCGGTCCGGGCAGATTTCCGGCCACGATGAACGGCTTGAGCCCGGAAGCCCGCAGGGGAATTGAGGTCAGTGCTGGCGTGCGCCAGCGCAAGACGTCGCCCGCGAAACGCGCAGATCGTTCTCGCCGGGGGGCCTGGCTCGACTGATTGCATCAATCGGCGAAGTAAACTACGCCATGGCTGGATAAAGGGCTCGGAAGATGTCAGCGACGTGGCGTATTGGCATTCTGTTTTCTCGCAGTGGCATCACTGCGGTCACGGAATCCGAGCATTTCTTCGGAACGGCACTGGCCATCGAGGAGATCAACGCCGGCGGCGGCGTCCTGGGACGCCAGATCGAGCCGATAGCTTATGATCCGGCTGGCGATCCCGAGGGGTATCGCTCCCTGGCCCGCAAACTGCTGACCGAAGACGACGTCAACGTGATCTTCGGATGTTCGATGTCGGGAAGCCGAAAGGCTGCCCTACCCATCGTCGAACGACACAATGGCCTGCTCTGGTATCCGTCGATCTATGAAGGCTTCGAATATTCCGAAAACGTCCTTTATACGGGCGCCACCCTCAACCAGAACACATTCGCGCTCGCCGATTTCATCATGCAGCACTATGGGTCGCGCATCTTCATGGCCGGTTCCGACTACATCTATCCGCACGAATCCAATCGGGTCATGCGCGATCTGCTGGAGTGCAAGGGCGGCGAGATCGTCGGCGAACATTATGTGCCGCTGGATGCTGACGAGCGCACGATGCGCCGGCTCATGAAGGAGATCGAGAAAACCGAGGCTGATGCAGTGTTTTCGACCGTCATCGGGCGCAGCGCACAGAAACTCTACGGCATGTATGCCGATGCCGGTATCGATCGGGAAAAGCGTCCAATCGCGAGCCTGACACTCGCCGAAAGTGAAATCCGTGTCATCGGTCCAGAGCGGTGCACCGGTCACGTCCTGTCTGCTCCCTATCTCGCTACGGTCGAAAATGACGAAAACCATCGCTTCATCCGAGCCCTGACGGCTCGCTTCGATGGCAATGCCATGGCGACGATGTGGTCACAGACCGCCTATGCCCAGATTCACCTGTTTGCGCGAGCTCTCGAACTGGCGGAAACCCTTGACACTCACCGCCTGGGGCAGGCGGCGTTGGCGGTCGACTACATGTCGCCGGAGGGGCGCCTACACTTTGATCCGGAAAACCGGCATGTCTGGTCCACGCCTCGCATCGGGGTCGCGAATGCGAAAGGACAGTTCGATATCGCCTGGGAATCGCAGGTTCAGATACGGCCTGATCCCTATCTCGCCTCCATTCGTTTCGAGGAGCCGTGGTTGCAGAGCTCATAAGGTGTCGACATTGAAACGAATCCTCGACGATCTGCGCCAGGCGCGGGTTCTGGTTCTGCACCCGCGGGACGAGGACGGGTCGGCATTGGTCGATCATCTCAAGCGGCTGGGCTGCGACGTCAAGGCGATGTGGCCGCCGCCAGCGACGCTCTCGGCCGATCTCGACGCCATTTTTCTGCAGGTCGGCGACACTGCGATCGATCCGCTGGTCTCGTTGCTGGAAGGTACCAAGGCCGCGGTCATAGCCATTGTGACCTATGAGAGCCCGACTTCGCTGAAGGCGATTGTCGATCTCAATGCGCACGGCGTCCTGACCAAGCCGCTGCGTCAGCTTGGCGTGCTGACCCAGTTCGCCCTGGCGCGATATCGCGTCGGCTACTAAAGCCGGCTGGCCAATAAGGTCCGCAAGCTGGAGGATACGCTGAAAGGCCGCCGGGCGATCGAGAAGGCAGTGAAGATCCTAACCGAGCTGAATGGGATCGAGGAAGACGCAGCCTACAAGCTCATCAGGGATCAGGCGACCTCCAAGCGGGTTGCGATCGTCACCGTAGCCGAGAGCATTATCTCGGCAAGCGAGGCGATGCGGGCTTTTGGTCTCACCGTGTCGGGGCCGTTGAAAGTCTGACGGCTGCCGGCTTCGACTGCGCATGCCGACACTGATCCTGCGGCGCCTGCTTTTGCCGCCGCTCTATTTTTTGCCGCTTGACGACTTCCGCCAAACTGTGTTTGCTTCAGCGAGAGAGCAGGTTTGCTCGGCGGCTGGATAGCCGCGAAAATTCTGGCTGTGCAGCCCTTGGCTAGCGGATTGAATTCCGCGCCAGGGGTTTTTTGCGTTTGGAGATAGACTTGAGCATACCGACGGAAGTGCTTCGCCCCGATTTCAACGTCGCCTGCATCCAGTACGAGCCGGTCATAGGCAGGGTCGATGCCAATCTGGCCGCCATGGAGGCGCGCATCCGCGAGGCGCACGCCAGTGGTGCCAGTCTGGCTGTGCTGCCCGAACTGGCCGATACAGGCTACGTCTTCGAAAGCCGCGAGGAACTTGCGCGCCTGGCCGCGCCAATTCCGGACGGATTGTCAGCGCAGCGTCTGATCGCATTGGCCCAGGAACTCGGCATCCACATCGTCTGCGGGCTCGCTGAGAGAGATGGCGACCTGTTCTACAACTCTGCCATCCTTTGCGGCCCATCCGGCTATATCGGCAAGTTCCGCAAACTCCACCTGTGGAATCGCGAGAAGCTGTTCTTCGAGCCCGGAGATCTTGGTCTGCCGGTGTTCGACACGGCTCTGGGACCGATCGGATTGGCAATCTGCTACGACGGCTGGTTCCCGGAGACATTTCGCCAGCTCGGGCTGAAGGGCGCGGAACTGGTCTGCGTGCCGACCAACTGGGTGCCGATCCCCGGTCATGACGGCGCAGACGTACCGATGGCCAACATCCTTCATCAGGCCGCGGCTCATTCGAATGCTCTCTATATCGCTTGCGCCGACCGCATCGGAACGGAGCGCGGACAGCCGTTTATCGGCAGCAGCATCATCGTGGGCCCGAATGGCAGGCTGTTGGCAGGCCCCGCCAGCCGAACTGGCGATGCCATTCTCATGGCTGCCGTTTCGCCTGGCATCGCAGTGCAAAGCCGCATCGTCAGCGAACGCAACGATGTGATCAATGATCGACGGCCGGACGTCTACGGCTGACCGATACGAATCCACCAACGACAACCATGAAAAAAAGGGGAACCAACATGGGTAGAACGACAAGAAAACTGCTTTTCGCGATGGCCGGCGCGCTGCTGGCGACAGCAGCATGGGCCGAGGAGCCGATCAAGATCGGCATACCGGTTGGCCTGTCTGGTGCCAACAGCGTGGTTGCGCCGTCGGTGGTGCAATCGGCCGAGCTGGCCGTCGAGGAGATCAATGCGGCGGGCGGCGTGCTGGGGCGCAAGCTGGAGCTTGAGATCGCCGACGATGCCTCGGGCGCGGCGGGGGCGCAGAAGGCATTCGACTCGCTCGTTTTCCAGAAGGAGGTCAACGCCATCATCTCGATGGAGACCAGCGCGGCCCGAAATGCCGGCCTGCCCATCGTCGCGAAGGGCGAAGTTCCCTTCATCTACACCTCCTTCTACGAAGGGCGTTCCTGCAGCCCAAACCTCTATGTGAACGGCTGGGTGCCTGAACAGCAGGTGCCACCCGTCGTCGACTATTTCGTCAAGAAGGAGGGAGCCAAGAAATTCTTCCTGGTGGGCAGCGACTATGCCTTCGGCCGGGGCATGCTCGAGTTCGCCCGGACATATATCGAGAAGGCTGGCGCGCAGGTCGTGGGTGAGGAATATCTGCCCATCGAAGGCACTGACTGGACGGCCATCATTTCCAAGCTGAAAAGTTCCGGTGCCGATGCCCTGATCACATCGACTGCCGGAGGAGCGCCGAACGTCACGCTCACCAAGCAGCTGCGGGGCGCGGGCGTGAAACTGCCTTACGGCAATCTCGCCGTTGACGAGGGGACGGCCAAGAGCATGGGGCCTGACGCTGCAGGCATATACATTGCAGCCTCCTACGTGACTTCCATCGACAGCCCGGCCAACAAGAAATTCCTCGAGGCCATGCAGAAGAAGTTCAGCGGTGATTTGCGCACGCCCAACGACCTTTCCGTGCCGCAATATGAGGGCATCTATCTCTACAAGGCTGCTGTCGAGAAGGCGGGTTCCACCGATACGTCCGCCGTGCTTTCAGCTCTGGGGGAAGTCTCCTTCGCCGGTCCGCGCGGTACGGTTTCGATGAACAAGCAGCACCATGCGCCGCTGACGATGTATCTCGGCCAGGTGCAGGAGGACGGCTCGGTGAAGGTGGTCGATACTTTCGCGGATGTCGATCCCGGCACCCAGTGTCCCAATCTCTGACATCGATCTGATCGAAAGGGGCGGCTGGGCCTGCTCCTTTCGACACAGGGAGAGATCATGACCATTCTGCTCGACGTTATCACGACCGCAGCCATCCTGTTTGTCGTCGCGGCCGGACTCCTGGCGATCTTTGGCGTGCTCAAGATCATCAATTTCGCCCATGGCGCCTGGCTGACGGTCGGCGGCTACTGCGCGGTCGCCACCATGGCGATGGGGCTCAATCCATGGCTGGCGCTGCCGATCGCATTCGTCGTCGGCTCGGCCCTCGGTGGCATTACCGAAGTGCTTGTGGTGCGGCCGCTCTACCGGCGGCCGCTCGATGCCATCCTCGCCACCTGGGGTCTCGGTATCGTCGTCGGTCAATTGATCACGCTGTTGTTTGGCCGTGACGTGCAATTCACGCCGAACCTGCTCTCGGGAACGATCGATGTCTTTGGTATCGACTACTCGTTCTATCGGCTCTTCATGGTCCTGGCGGCCCTGGTCGTCGGCCTTGGTTTCGCCGTGCTGCTTGACGGAACCCGTCTTGGCCTCTCTGCCCGCGCGGTCATCATGAACGAGACGCTGGCGCGCGCGCTGGGCATCGATACGGCGAAAGTGCGCCTGACCACCTTCATGATCGGCACGGGGCTGACTGCACTGGCTGGAGTGCTCCTGACACCGCTGACCAGCGTGGACCCCGACATGGGGCTGGCCTGGCTCATCGGCGCCTTCATGCTGGTCATGGTGGCGGCTCCTCGTTTGGCGCCCTGGCCGTGGCGTGTCTGGTTTTCGGCGGAGCGCAGACGCTGGTCAGCACATTCGTCAGCCCGGTGCTTGGCGGCATCACGGTCGCCGTCCTTTGCGCGCTCGTGCTTCGTATCAGCCCGAAAGGATTCGCTAGTGCCTGAATCCAGATTGCCCAACATCCGGGTTTGGCTGCTCGGGGCGCTCGTCGTCGCTTCGCTGCTCATGATCGCATTCGGCCCGACCTTCCTCGACCGCTTTGCCCTCAACGTGCTCAGCCGTTCGATGATCTACGCCATGCTGGCAGTGACCGTCGATCTGCTGTGGGGGTACACGGGTGTCCTGACCTTTGGCCAAGCTGCTTTCTTCGGCATCGGCGCTTACGCAACCGCCATGGTTCTGACCCATCTGGGCAACAGTCCCGAACTGATGCTGTTGGCTCTCGCGCTGGCCATACTGGTTCCGCTGGTCTTGGGTATCGTGGTCGGCTGGCTTTCCTTCGGCTACGGCACCACCCCGCTCTACGCCACCGTGATCTCTCTCGTTCTGCCGATCGTCGTCACGCAGGTCGCGTTCTCCGGGGGGCAATGGACAGGATCAAGCAGCGGGCTGGTGGGGTACGCCACCCTGCCGCTCAGCCTGGCGGGATATTTTCGGCTGACGGGTATCTGTCTTCTCGCCGTCGCCGCCGCGGCCTGGATTTTCGTGCGTTCCGATGCAGGCAAGGTGCTCGTCGCGATCCGCGACAACGAGGCCCGCTGCGCCTATCTCGGCCTCAACGCCAGCCGCATCAAGATCGCTCTTACCGCCGTTCTGGCTGGCGTGACGGGGTTGGCCGGCTTTCTCTTTGCCAATGCATCCGGTGTGGTTGCACCCGAAAACACCGGCTTTGTCTTTGGCACCGAACTGGTCATCTGGACGGCACTCGGCGGTCGAGGCACCATTCTGGGCCCGGTGCTCGGAACCATCGGCATCGACTACCTTTCGGCCAGCCTTTCGGGCCAGCTGCCATTCCTGTGGAAGCTTGTCGTCGGTGCCCTCTTTGTGGCGATGATCATCCTGTTGCCGAACGGCCTGGCCGGGTTGGTCGGGAAAATCCTGCCGCGCGGCAAAGGCCCTCGGGGACAGGACAGCCCTTTGCGCCTGGCGCAAGCCATGCAGGCACGGCAGGACGTCGTCGACAAGCCATCGCTTTTGACGATCCACGATCTGGGGAAATCCTACGGCAGCCTGAACGTCCTGCAAGGCATCAATCTGACGGTGCAGCCAGGCGAACTGGTCAGCCTCGTCGGGCCTAACGGGGCCGGCAAGACGACGCTGATGCGTTGCCTGTCCGATGGCACTGAATCGATCAGTGGCTCGGTATCCGTGCGTGGCGTCAACATTGCGGGTCTTGCTCCTGACGCCATCGTGGCCCTGGGCGTCGGTCGCAAATTCCAGGTCGCGAGCGTGTTCGACAGCCTGACTGTCGCCGAGTGCCTGCGCATGGCTCGCGCGGCACGACACGTTCCCAGCCTTGTACACAGCTCGCAGGAACTGGATTTGCCTTCGGCCGCGGTGGATATCCTGAAATTGACAGCGCTCGACGGAATGCTCGATCGGCCGGTCTCCTCACTGTCGCATGGCCTGAAACAAAGCCTTGAACTGACGATGGTCGTAGCGCTGGAGCCACAACTGATCCTGCTCGACGAGCCGACGGCGGGCTTGACCAAGACGGAACGGATGACCATCGGAACGATCCTCAAGAAATTGACAGGTGAGTTGGGATTGGCGGCCATTCTGGTTGAGCACGACCTCGACTTCGTCCGGGACATATCGAGCCGCATCGTGGTGCTGCATCA
This genomic window contains:
- a CDS encoding tetratricopeptide repeat protein, coding for MRTPSGELARLRPRAFELLRFFVVNPRRLISKRELMEAVWPGIHVGEDSLFQAIRDIRIALGDADKQIIRLMFGRGYLFAADVSGIGNPAPGDNEAVSAPPPVMRGRRARLGFLVAALALVAVAIGVTVVMKGSFVHPLPASLGVRPIVHVAEDPQASSLSQGILTELVGGFSKIDGIDLIEQGERSVSDRRRPATYEVQGELRREGPSWHYQARLIDLATGRIETVAEISADPAGSDIQKLQSRFAARIGYALAEKLNGLQAVEQPKRDVTGDVAIRQAIASINQTTRERFSTARAILETNLGTDPDNVDLQVALAGLHLRGIQMTWYDQAETLVAEENARVLLEKALKARPNNAAVLGAYCRFLTVTNQFSESLVACARVLTVNPWDGMALFHLGMTQIQLGRFDDALAVFSEADRFDTPEVSRWTWMLGAGWASLLAGRNEAAVDWLERSVAITAASGRAHLLLAAAYQRLGRDEDARKALAKAMEIRPDSTSRNISLPARNASDVYLRARQDINRILVGLGLPS
- a CDS encoding FAD-binding oxidoreductase → MQPPTETVTSNEIMPRQTEVVVIGGGIIGVSTALFLAMAGVPVVLCEKGEIAGEQSSRNWGWVRRMGRDPRELPLIVEAIKIWEDLSRMLGEDVGYRQTGILYACENAGDEAQREAWLRAAGPYSLDTHMMRGQSLADLLPGAAKPWRSGLYTPSDGRAEPQKAAPAIARAAQRQGAVVLQQCAVRGVETTSGRVTSVVTERGPIACKTVVLAGGIWSTLFCRSLGIRLPQLGVRASVLRTSPLDGPPGAAWSSQFAYRKRLDGGYTIANGSENRAEITPDSFRYFMDFLPLLKIEGRHLQLRFGRAFFDRWRLERPWALDDVSPFEHVRTLDPDPVETTLDKAYRSLTRVFPRFSEARIVQRWGGMIDAMPDTIPVISPIDVLPGLIVGTGFSGHGFGIGPGAGRLLADLALGREPIVDPSPFRHSRFHDGSPIRPFGGV
- a CDS encoding transporter substrate-binding domain-containing protein — its product is MSATWRIGILFSRSGITAVTESEHFFGTALAIEEINAGGGVLGRQIEPIAYDPAGDPEGYRSLARKLLTEDDVNVIFGCSMSGSRKAALPIVERHNGLLWYPSIYEGFEYSENVLYTGATLNQNTFALADFIMQHYGSRIFMAGSDYIYPHESNRVMRDLLECKGGEIVGEHYVPLDADERTMRRLMKEIEKTEADAVFSTVIGRSAQKLYGMYADAGIDREKRPIASLTLAESEIRVIGPERCTGHVLSAPYLATVENDENHRFIRALTARFDGNAMATMWSQTAYAQIHLFARALELAETLDTHRLGQAALAVDYMSPEGRLHFDPENRHVWSTPRIGVANAKGQFDIAWESQVQIRPDPYLASIRFEEPWLQSS
- a CDS encoding nitrilase family protein, with the protein product MPTEVLRPDFNVACIQYEPVIGRVDANLAAMEARIREAHASGASLAVLPELADTGYVFESREELARLAAPIPDGLSAQRLIALAQELGIHIVCGLAERDGDLFYNSAILCGPSGYIGKFRKLHLWNREKLFFEPGDLGLPVFDTALGPIGLAICYDGWFPETFRQLGLKGAELVCVPTNWVPIPGHDGADVPMANILHQAAAHSNALYIACADRIGTERGQPFIGSSIIVGPNGRLLAGPASRTGDAILMAAVSPGIAVQSRIVSERNDVINDRRPDVYG
- a CDS encoding substrate-binding protein, yielding MGRTTRKLLFAMAGALLATAAWAEEPIKIGIPVGLSGANSVVAPSVVQSAELAVEEINAAGGVLGRKLELEIADDASGAAGAQKAFDSLVFQKEVNAIISMETSAARNAGLPIVAKGEVPFIYTSFYEGRSCSPNLYVNGWVPEQQVPPVVDYFVKKEGAKKFFLVGSDYAFGRGMLEFARTYIEKAGAQVVGEEYLPIEGTDWTAIISKLKSSGADALITSTAGGAPNVTLTKQLRGAGVKLPYGNLAVDEGTAKSMGPDAAGIYIAASYVTSIDSPANKKFLEAMQKKFSGDLRTPNDLSVPQYEGIYLYKAAVEKAGSTDTSAVLSALGEVSFAGPRGTVSMNKQHHAPLTMYLGQVQEDGSVKVVDTFADVDPGTQCPNL
- a CDS encoding ATP-binding cassette domain-containing protein; its protein translation is MIAFGPTFLDRFALNVLSRSMIYAMLAVTVDLLWGYTGVLTFGQAAFFGIGAYATAMVLTHLGNSPELMLLALALAILVPLVLGIVVGWLSFGYGTTPLYATVISLVLPIVVTQVAFSGGQWTGSSSGLVGYATLPLSLAGYFRLTGICLLAVAAAAWIFVRSDAGKVLVAIRDNEARCAYLGLNASRIKIALTAVLAGVTGLAGFLFANASGVVAPENTGFVFGTELVIWTALGGRGTILGPVLGTIGIDYLSASLSGQLPFLWKLVVGALFVAMIILLPNGLAGLVGKILPRGKGPRGQDSPLRLAQAMQARQDVVDKPSLLTIHDLGKSYGSLNVLQGINLTVQPGELVSLVGPNGAGKTTLMRCLSDGTESISGSVSVRGVNIAGLAPDAIVALGVGRKFQVASVFDSLTVAECLRMARAARHVPSLVHSSQELDLPSAAVDILKLTALDGMLDRPVSSLSHGLKQSLELTMVVALEPQLILLDEPTAGLTKTERMTIGTILKKLTGELGLAAILVEHDLDFVRDISSRIVVLHQGQLVLDGTVQDVVNSELVKAIYSGGAHD